A genomic region of Mus musculus strain C57BL/6J chromosome 7, GRCm38.p6 C57BL/6J contains the following coding sequences:
- the Nudt19 gene encoding nucleoside diphosphate-linked moiety X motif 19 precursor, whose protein sequence is MSSSSSWRRAATVMLAAGWTHSSPAGFRLLLLQRAQNQRFLPGAHVFPGGVLDAADSSPDWVRLFAPRHTPPRFGLGPEPPRQPPFPGLSHGDADPAALPDDVALRICAIREAFEEAGVLLLRPRDAAPASQEPSQALSPPAGLAEWRSRVRSDPRCFLQLCAHLDCTPDIWALHDWGGWLTPYGRTIRRFDTTFFLCCLRDIPRVEPDVAEVVGYQWLSPSEATECFLSKEIWLAPPQFYEMRRLENFASLSALYRFCSDRPSEVPEKWLPIILLTSDGTIHLLPGDELYVKDSDFLEKNMSTDKKTEEIVKEGKVLNRVVIHSPYVYEIYMTLPSENKHVYPRNYIVNKRCTAHL, encoded by the exons ATGAGCAGCTCGAGCAGCTGGCGGCGGGCAGCCACCGTGATGTTGGCAGCAGGCTGGACCCACTCGAGCCCGGCCGGCTTCCGGCTGCTGCTTCTCCAGCGAGCACAAAACCAGCGCTTCTTGCCCGGCGCGCACGTCTTCCCGGGCGGCGTGCTGGACGCGGCCGACAGCTCACCCGACTGGGTGCGTCTGTTCGCGCCTCGGCACACGCCGCCGCGCTTCGGCCTAGGCCCGGAGCCCCCTCGGCAACCCCCCTTCCCCGGGCTGTCCCACGGCGACGCGGACCCCGCGGCGCTGCCCGATGACGTAGCGCTGCGCATCTGTGCCATCCGCGAAGCCTTCGAGGAGGCGGGGGTGCTGCTCCTGCGGCCGCGGGACGCGGCTCCAGCTTCTCAGGAGCCCAGTCAGGCGCTGTCGCCTCCGGCCGGCCTGGCCGAATGGCGCTCGCGCGTGCGCAGTGACCCGCGCTGCTTCCTCCAGCTGTGTGCGCACCTAGACTGCACGCCTGACATCTGGGCGCTGCACGACTGGGGCGGATGGCTCACCCCGTATGGGCGAACCATCCGCCGTTTCGACACCACCTTCTTCCTGTGCTGCCTGCGCGACATTCCGCGCGTGGAGCCCGACGTGGCCGAGGTGGTGGGCTACCAG TGGTTGTCCCCATCAGAGGCAACTGAATGTTTCCTATCAAAAGAAATCTGGCTGGCACCACCACAGTTCTATGAAATGAGAAGACTTGAAaactttgcctctctctctgctctgtatAGATTTTGTTCGGATCGCCCATCAGAAGTACCTGAGAAATGGCTGCCAATAATACTTTTAACTTCTGATGGCACCATCCATCTTCTCCCAG GAGATGAGCTGTATGTGAAAGACTCAGACTTCTTGGAAAAGAATATGTCTACTGACAAAAAGACTGAAGAAATCGTGAAGGAAGGCAAAGTCCTTAACCGAGTTGTGATCCACAGTCCCTATGTGTACGAAATCTACATGACTCTTCCGTCAGAGAATAAGCACGTGTACCCTAGGAACTACATAGTGAATAAGAGATGTACTGCCCACCTGTAA